From the Acidobacteriota bacterium genome, one window contains:
- a CDS encoding NAD(P)/FAD-dependent oxidoreductase, translating into MGEKRVIIIGGGASGLSAAWTLKKRGIDPILFEANDRVGGRLGGDRVDGFCLDEGADFFCSSYDVAFRMCEELGLRLVGSEMNLGWRRNGRWVLTTPVQSVGALVRNLPAFWTLGFLSPGVVRPILKLVREINRQSEYLNFSSECRIVEIDGEETFGDYLARIGVPDYLKTTLAGFLEMTMGRTEDAGAAYMRTYLAEMLLKADQIYVPEKGAGALSHALAAACGDAVRVSTPVRRVVIRDGAVASVMVDDGPIEADAVICALPATKVADVIPGLPAGIRRTLDGIPYSRGCRVVIGLDHAPLPPGWHGALYPEDDTPLLLDRSINLPGIAPRGKSTLDLLVGRDRAEELFPLDDEEIKRRMLGDARRNPPPGSALPGDDEGVFTRVYRWREAVCMMPPGMFKAVTEMRRQLGGEVKNLFLAGDYMRVPSVSGALASGVNAATEVADMLASQESEAGR; encoded by the coding sequence GTGGGGGAGAAAAGGGTCATCATCATCGGTGGAGGAGCCTCCGGGCTGAGCGCTGCATGGACCCTCAAGAAACGCGGCATCGACCCCATCCTGTTCGAGGCCAACGACCGTGTGGGTGGACGCTTGGGCGGCGACCGGGTGGACGGTTTCTGTCTGGACGAAGGCGCGGACTTCTTCTGCTCCTCATACGACGTTGCCTTTCGCATGTGCGAGGAGTTGGGATTGCGCCTGGTTGGTTCGGAGATGAACTTGGGCTGGCGCAGAAACGGCCGGTGGGTGCTCACGACGCCGGTCCAGTCTGTTGGCGCCCTCGTCAGAAACCTGCCGGCGTTCTGGACGCTGGGATTCCTCTCGCCCGGGGTCGTCCGGCCGATCCTGAAACTGGTCAGGGAGATCAACCGGCAATCCGAGTACCTGAATTTCTCCAGCGAGTGCAGGATCGTCGAGATCGACGGAGAGGAGACCTTCGGCGACTACCTGGCGAGGATCGGCGTGCCCGATTATCTGAAGACCACGCTGGCCGGATTCCTTGAGATGACGATGGGTCGCACCGAAGATGCCGGCGCGGCGTATATGCGGACCTATCTGGCGGAAATGCTGTTGAAGGCCGATCAGATCTACGTGCCGGAGAAGGGCGCAGGCGCTCTGTCCCACGCGCTGGCCGCCGCGTGTGGAGATGCCGTTCGCGTTTCGACCCCCGTCCGCCGCGTGGTTATCCGGGACGGCGCCGTGGCGAGCGTGATGGTCGACGATGGCCCCATCGAGGCGGACGCGGTCATCTGCGCCCTTCCTGCCACAAAGGTGGCAGACGTCATCCCCGGCCTGCCGGCCGGGATTCGCCGCACACTCGACGGGATCCCCTACTCGCGCGGGTGTCGAGTGGTGATCGGACTCGACCACGCGCCCCTTCCTCCGGGCTGGCACGGCGCGCTGTACCCCGAAGACGATACCCCGCTCTTGCTGGACCGGTCCATCAACCTTCCGGGCATCGCACCGCGGGGCAAGAGCACGCTCGACCTGCTCGTCGGTCGCGACCGCGCGGAGGAGCTGTTTCCGCTGGACGATGAGGAGATCAAGCGCCGGATGCTCGGCGACGCGCGACGCAATCCCCCTCCCGGTTCCGCACTTCCCGGCGACGACGAGGGGGTGTTCACGCGTGTTTACCGTTGGAGGGAGGCCGTATGCATGATGCCGCCCGGCATGTTCAAGGCGGTCACGGAGATGCGCCGTCAACTCGGCGGGGAGGTGAAAAACCTTTTCCTGGCGGGTGACTACATGCGAGTGCCGTCGGTGAGCGGGGCCCTGGCCAGTGGCGTCAACGCGGCGACGGAGGTTGCGGACATGTTGGCGTCCCAAGAAAGTGAAGCCGGTCGATGA
- a CDS encoding MMPL family transporter → MTPMDRYIDFVLRGRWLVIVLAALVMLATAAGMSGLTVSSSYRVLFGEDNPDLLAFDELQDTYVASRSALIAISPRGGTVFTRDTLAAIEELTETAWQTPYSVRVNSLTNYFHSEAEGDELTIAPLVADAKSFSNDDLKRVRTIALNESELVGQLISGDGRTTGLAISFALPEPKEAAWAEISSHLRDLLDNARATHPDLRYFLTGNVILNQTFTEAAQDDAKKIPIAFLVILAITVLILRSVYATLAIAVLLLFVVLSTLGVAGWSRVLLTPISASVPIIIVTVGVAHAIHIATMVLAGLRRWQGRNAAIRASLSDNLYPVFLTSATTAIGFLSLNMSDSPPFHVLGNLVALGVLFGFVYSVTLLPALFSILPLRARPARPGRSPFFDRLGDFVVAHRALVLWSSIFVVVALATGIPRNELSDNWAHHFDDHYAFRTDTDFVTANLTGIDRLEYSLNSEREGGITDPEYLRTVDAFAEWCRDQPEVHHVQAFTDIMKRVNRNLHGDDPAFYRIPDDAELAAQFLLLYEFSLPFGADLNDRVDIAKSATRMTVVLKETSTVEHLDLDARARNWLEANAPGLSGPASGFTMIAAHMSSDNTWSMLEGTILAAGLISVILLLVFRNVLIGMVCLVPNFIPAVLLFGLWGYLHGNVGLGGSVVVAVAIGVIVDDTIHFMTHYMRDRQKGRSASEAVRTTFGAVGRALGTTTAILVAGFLVFSTSGYEPGAQLGFMVALAITFALLADLLLLPPILMTLDRRKT, encoded by the coding sequence ATGACACCGATGGACCGCTATATCGATTTTGTTCTTCGCGGTCGGTGGCTGGTTATCGTGCTCGCGGCGCTGGTCATGCTTGCGACGGCAGCGGGCATGTCTGGTCTTACCGTTTCCAGCAGCTATCGCGTGCTGTTCGGCGAGGACAATCCTGACCTCCTTGCGTTCGACGAGCTGCAGGACACCTACGTCGCGTCGAGGTCGGCGCTGATCGCGATTTCCCCGCGTGGGGGGACGGTGTTCACCCGCGATACCCTCGCCGCGATCGAAGAGCTGACTGAGACTGCGTGGCAGACGCCGTACTCCGTCCGAGTCAATTCGCTCACCAACTATTTCCACAGCGAGGCGGAGGGGGACGAACTCACCATTGCCCCACTCGTAGCGGACGCCAAGTCCTTCAGCAATGATGACCTCAAGCGGGTCCGGACCATCGCTCTGAACGAGTCCGAACTCGTCGGGCAACTGATTTCCGGTGATGGCCGCACGACCGGACTGGCCATCAGCTTCGCTCTGCCCGAGCCGAAGGAAGCGGCTTGGGCAGAGATTTCGAGCCATCTCCGAGACTTGCTCGACAACGCCAGGGCGACCCATCCGGATCTACGCTACTTCCTGACCGGGAATGTGATCCTGAACCAGACCTTCACCGAGGCGGCGCAGGATGACGCAAAGAAGATTCCCATCGCATTCCTGGTCATCCTCGCCATTACCGTCCTCATCCTGCGCTCGGTGTACGCTACCCTTGCCATCGCCGTTTTGCTCTTGTTCGTTGTGCTCAGCACCCTCGGAGTGGCGGGCTGGTCGCGCGTCCTGCTGACGCCGATCAGCGCAAGCGTGCCGATCATCATCGTGACGGTCGGCGTCGCCCATGCGATTCATATCGCGACCATGGTGCTGGCCGGCCTCCGCCGGTGGCAGGGACGCAACGCGGCGATCAGGGCATCCCTTAGTGACAATCTGTATCCGGTGTTTCTGACATCCGCCACCACGGCGATAGGATTCCTCAGCCTGAACATGTCGGATTCGCCGCCGTTCCATGTCCTTGGCAATTTGGTGGCACTGGGTGTGCTGTTCGGTTTCGTCTACTCGGTAACGCTTCTGCCCGCGCTGTTCTCGATCCTGCCCCTGCGGGCGAGGCCCGCCCGTCCCGGGAGGTCGCCTTTCTTCGACCGTCTGGGAGATTTCGTGGTCGCGCACCGGGCACTGGTTCTCTGGTCCTCCATCTTCGTGGTTGTTGCGCTGGCGACCGGTATTCCCCGCAACGAGTTGAGCGACAACTGGGCGCACCATTTCGATGATCACTATGCTTTCCGCACCGATACGGATTTTGTCACCGCGAATCTGACGGGGATCGACCGGCTCGAATACTCGTTGAACTCGGAGCGCGAGGGCGGCATCACGGATCCTGAATATCTGCGTACGGTCGATGCGTTCGCCGAATGGTGCCGCGACCAGCCCGAAGTGCATCACGTGCAGGCGTTCACGGACATCATGAAGCGCGTGAACCGGAACCTGCACGGGGACGATCCCGCGTTCTACCGGATACCGGACGATGCCGAACTCGCGGCACAGTTCCTGCTGCTCTACGAGTTCTCGCTGCCCTTCGGCGCTGATCTCAATGATCGGGTGGACATCGCCAAATCCGCGACACGGATGACCGTGGTGCTCAAGGAAACATCCACGGTGGAGCATCTCGACCTCGACGCGCGCGCCCGGAACTGGCTGGAGGCCAACGCACCCGGGCTCTCCGGGCCGGCTTCGGGCTTCACCATGATCGCCGCCCACATGTCGAGCGATAACACCTGGAGCATGCTGGAGGGGACGATCCTTGCGGCTGGACTGATTTCAGTGATCCTGCTCCTGGTCTTCCGAAACGTGCTCATCGGAATGGTTTGTCTTGTGCCGAACTTCATCCCGGCGGTGCTGTTGTTCGGTTTGTGGGGATATCTCCATGGCAATGTCGGACTCGGCGGCTCCGTGGTGGTCGCGGTCGCCATCGGCGTCATCGTGGACGACACCATTCATTTTATGACCCACTACATGAGAGACCGGCAAAAAGGGCGTTCGGCATCCGAGGCGGTTCGCACCACGTTTGGCGCAGTGGGTCGAGCGTTGGGCACGACCACGGCCATTCTGGTGGCGGGCTTCCTCGTGTTCTCCACGTCCGGATACGAGCCCGGTGCGCAGCTCGGCTTCATGGTCGCGCTCGCCATCACCTTCGCGCTGCTTGCGGATCTCCTGCTCCTCCCACCGATTCTGATGACCCTCGATCGGCGAAAAACATGA
- a CDS encoding glucose 1-dehydrogenase: protein MRLQRRVAIVTGGSSGIGRGIALELAREGAAVAVADIRETPKVGRYYETEPRKPTVDEIRGHGGRGIFLQGDIACEDFVRQLVDTTVEEFGALDILVNNAGVHIPGTSQTLAVADWDRVLSINLRALFLTTKVAVPHLKRSSHGRIIHISSVNYRGGGAGPVYAPTKAAVVNLARDTAVELGPLGITVNAVCPGFIETANQDYLTPEQIEDGRRRTLLPRFGTPRDIARACVFLASDDASWITGSALVVDGGWMATV from the coding sequence ATGCGGTTGCAGCGCAGAGTGGCCATTGTGACCGGAGGAAGTTCGGGAATCGGCCGGGGCATCGCCCTGGAGCTGGCCCGGGAGGGCGCCGCGGTGGCGGTCGCCGACATCCGGGAGACGCCCAAGGTCGGCCGTTACTACGAGACCGAGCCCCGCAAGCCCACCGTGGATGAGATCCGGGGGCACGGCGGCCGGGGGATCTTCCTCCAGGGCGACATCGCCTGCGAGGATTTCGTCCGACAACTCGTGGACACGACGGTTGAGGAATTCGGGGCGTTGGACATCCTGGTCAACAACGCCGGCGTCCACATCCCGGGAACGTCCCAGACCCTGGCCGTGGCCGACTGGGACCGGGTCCTGTCGATCAATCTCCGGGCGCTCTTCCTGACCACGAAGGTGGCGGTTCCTCATTTGAAGCGCTCCTCTCACGGGCGGATTATCCATATCTCTTCGGTGAACTACAGAGGCGGAGGAGCGGGTCCGGTCTATGCTCCCACCAAGGCCGCAGTGGTGAACCTGGCCCGCGACACGGCCGTGGAGTTGGGTCCTTTGGGCATAACCGTCAACGCCGTCTGTCCCGGCTTCATTGAAACGGCCAACCAGGACTACCTGACTCCGGAACAGATCGAGGACGGACGCCGGCGGACGCTCCTGCCCCGATTCGGAACTCCCCGGGACATCGCCCGGGCCTGCGTCTTCCTCGCCTCCGACGACGCGTCCTGGATCACCGGCTCGGCGCTGGTGGTGGACGGCGGCTGGATGGCGACGGTATGA
- a CDS encoding DUF3179 domain-containing protein yields MRDGNGRRIGTGTRIPALAILILLACVPADGLAQAAETKDPSPTAAIGDLASPDRKVHRAAARKLEANWHPGFAPMLVEILMLIPPGDARGNNVLKLLRKGTGQNLPADTDRWWRWIWSREEQEHPEYATFKATIYSFRDKRFARYFVPGTPRTIRLDEVVWGGVKKDGIPPLEYPKMIPAAEADYLKNNHIVFGVYLNGEAKAYPKRILAWHELFNDRVGGIDVTCAYCTLCGAAVLYDQKVGDQQFSFGTSGFLYRSNKLMYDRQTNTLWSALEGVPVMGSLVGSELQLKRLPIVTTRWKEWRRRHPETKVLSLDTGHRRDYGEGVAYREYFATDRLMFPTPFQDKRLKNKQQVLAMLMDGEAVAWDTRFLRKRRVHQDRVAGQELVILTDKSGANRVYDATGVTFTKWDRDSRVRDKSGRQWEATETALLGPDGEKLIRLAAHRAFWFGWRAQFPNTRLVK; encoded by the coding sequence ATGCGGGACGGAAATGGAAGGCGAATTGGAACCGGGACGAGGATCCCGGCACTGGCGATCCTGATCCTGTTGGCCTGCGTCCCTGCTGACGGCTTGGCCCAAGCCGCCGAGACCAAGGACCCTTCCCCCACCGCCGCCATCGGCGATCTGGCCAGCCCCGACCGCAAGGTGCACCGGGCCGCCGCCCGCAAGCTGGAAGCCAACTGGCATCCGGGATTCGCCCCCATGCTGGTGGAGATTCTCATGCTGATACCCCCCGGTGACGCCCGCGGCAACAACGTCCTGAAGCTCCTGCGCAAAGGGACGGGTCAGAATCTGCCGGCGGACACCGACCGCTGGTGGCGCTGGATCTGGAGCCGGGAGGAGCAGGAACATCCCGAATACGCAACTTTCAAGGCCACTATCTACTCCTTCAGGGACAAACGCTTCGCCCGCTACTTCGTCCCCGGAACCCCGCGCACGATTCGTCTCGACGAGGTGGTCTGGGGCGGCGTGAAGAAGGACGGCATTCCGCCGTTGGAATATCCCAAGATGATTCCCGCCGCGGAGGCGGACTACCTGAAAAACAACCACATCGTCTTCGGCGTCTACCTGAACGGCGAGGCCAAGGCCTATCCCAAGCGGATTTTGGCCTGGCACGAACTCTTCAACGACCGTGTCGGTGGCATCGACGTCACCTGCGCCTACTGCACCCTGTGCGGCGCCGCCGTCCTCTACGACCAGAAGGTGGGAGACCAACAGTTCAGCTTCGGGACCAGCGGCTTCCTCTACCGTTCCAACAAGCTGATGTACGACCGCCAGACCAACACCCTCTGGTCGGCCCTGGAGGGGGTTCCCGTCATGGGCTCCCTGGTGGGCTCGGAACTGCAGTTGAAACGCCTGCCCATCGTCACCACCCGCTGGAAGGAATGGCGGCGGCGGCACCCGGAGACAAAGGTCCTGTCGCTGGACACGGGCCATCGGCGGGACTACGGGGAGGGGGTCGCCTACCGGGAGTATTTCGCCACCGACCGGCTCATGTTCCCCACCCCCTTTCAGGACAAGCGCCTGAAGAACAAGCAGCAGGTCCTGGCCATGCTCATGGACGGCGAGGCGGTCGCCTGGGACACCCGGTTCCTGCGCAAGCGCCGGGTGCACCAGGATCGGGTGGCCGGGCAGGAGCTGGTCATCCTCACCGACAAGTCGGGGGCCAACCGGGTTTACGACGCCACTGGTGTCACGTTCACCAAGTGGGACCGGGATTCCAGGGTCAGGGACAAATCGGGACGGCAGTGGGAGGCGACGGAGACCGCCCTGCTGGGACCGGACGGCGAGAAACTCATCCGCTTGGCCGCGCACCGCGCCTTCTGGTTCGGCTGGCGCGCCCAGTTTCCCAACACCCGGCTGGTCAAGTAA
- a CDS encoding L,D-transpeptidase, translating into MDTAENRLYVRHGRRVLLDALCATGSGHRLISGDREWTFETPRGEFQITYVTEFPVWRKPDWAYVEEGEPLPERDGDRMEYGVLGSFAMGIGDGYYIHGTLYTRLLGQNVTHGCIRLSEPDLNKFVDLAPLGTPVFIF; encoded by the coding sequence ATCGACACGGCGGAGAACCGCCTCTACGTCCGTCACGGGCGGCGGGTCCTCCTGGATGCCCTGTGCGCGACGGGAAGCGGACACCGTCTGATCTCCGGCGACCGGGAGTGGACCTTCGAGACTCCCCGGGGTGAATTCCAGATCACGTACGTGACCGAATTCCCGGTCTGGCGCAAACCGGACTGGGCATACGTGGAAGAGGGCGAACCCCTTCCCGAGCGGGACGGCGACCGGATGGAATACGGCGTATTGGGAAGTTTCGCCATGGGAATCGGAGACGGCTACTACATCCACGGGACTCTTTACACGCGGCTTCTGGGACAGAACGTGACCCACGGATGCATCCGGTTGTCCGAACCCGACCTGAACAAGTTCGTGGACCTGGCTCCGTTGGGGACTCCGGTTTTCATCTTCTGA
- a CDS encoding DHHA1 domain-containing protein codes for MTQRLYHQDSYLKDFRARVTGVDRWKGNPAVVLDRSCFYPASGGQPSDRGLLEGLPVVGLADSGGRLLHLLEQEGLAEGQVVDGRLDWERRFDHMQQHTGQHILSQAFIRVLDWDTVSFHLGRELCTIDLTGDALTPELIYEVEDAANRIIVECRPIRVHLVDAGRQSEFPLRKPSGRKGTLRIVEVSDFDFSACGGTHCRSAGEVGLIKIRRWERAKKRVRVEFYCGWRALRDYRWKNRAVYRLSRLYSRPDREVVEAAMERLEREEGLRKKLAEVQDRYLDSEAARLLGGAAEVEGIRVVRRVLAGMDMKAARELGRKLVQDGEKRLALLGLEGESPALVFARSEDLPWHMGNWIRKAAPLIAGRGGGSPRHAQARGSRPEGLAEALDAAMKRIEEVD; via the coding sequence ATGACCCAGCGACTCTATCACCAGGATTCTTATCTCAAGGACTTCCGCGCGCGAGTCACCGGTGTGGACCGCTGGAAGGGGAATCCGGCCGTAGTGCTGGACCGGAGCTGCTTCTATCCCGCCTCAGGAGGGCAGCCGTCGGACCGGGGCCTCTTGGAGGGGTTGCCGGTAGTGGGTCTGGCGGACTCAGGCGGCCGGCTGCTGCACCTGCTGGAGCAGGAGGGCCTGGCGGAAGGTCAGGTGGTGGATGGCAGGCTCGACTGGGAGCGGCGCTTCGACCACATGCAGCAGCACACCGGCCAGCACATACTGTCGCAGGCCTTTATCCGGGTCTTGGATTGGGACACCGTCTCTTTCCACCTCGGCCGGGAGCTGTGCACCATCGATCTGACGGGAGATGCGCTGACCCCGGAGCTGATCTACGAGGTGGAAGACGCGGCCAACCGGATCATCGTCGAGTGCCGGCCCATCCGGGTCCACCTGGTCGACGCCGGCCGCCAGAGCGAGTTTCCCCTTCGAAAGCCGTCCGGGCGGAAGGGTACGCTGCGGATCGTAGAGGTCTCGGACTTCGATTTTTCCGCCTGCGGGGGAACCCATTGCCGCTCGGCGGGGGAAGTGGGCCTCATCAAGATCCGGCGCTGGGAGCGGGCCAAGAAGCGGGTCCGGGTCGAGTTCTACTGCGGATGGAGAGCGCTCCGGGACTACCGCTGGAAGAACCGGGCCGTCTATCGGCTCTCCCGCCTCTATTCCCGTCCCGACCGGGAAGTGGTGGAGGCCGCCATGGAGCGTTTGGAGCGGGAAGAAGGGCTGCGCAAAAAGTTGGCGGAGGTGCAGGACCGTTACCTGGATTCGGAGGCGGCCCGGCTGCTGGGCGGTGCAGCGGAGGTGGAGGGCATTCGAGTGGTCCGGCGCGTGCTGGCCGGGATGGACATGAAGGCCGCGCGGGAACTGGGCCGTAAACTGGTCCAGGACGGAGAAAAGCGGTTGGCGCTGTTGGGACTGGAAGGCGAATCTCCGGCTCTGGTCTTCGCCCGTTCGGAGGACCTGCCCTGGCACATGGGCAACTGGATCCGGAAGGCCGCCCCTCTCATCGCCGGCCGGGGAGGGGGCAGTCCCCGCCATGCGCAGGCCCGCGGGTCGCGGCCTGAAGGTTTGGCGGAGGCTCTCGACGCCGCCATGAAACGGATCGAGGAGGTCGATTGA
- a CDS encoding threonine/serine dehydratase, whose translation MTCENLRSDFPARFLEARRRLAKVARVTPLVQSKLDPGLHFKAENLQVTGSFKIRAAYNQMVQLDQEQRERGIVTSSSGNFAQAVAYAAKMLGLSAKIVMMESSSPLKVAGTRRWGGEVVFCESRFEARDRTVRQIREEENRSTVHPYDHAAAVAGNGTAGLEILEQLDQVENVVVPISGGGLISGIAMAVKERKPAVKVWGIQPRGSNATYLSFRKKEPVALDQAETVADGLTVTRPGSLTFPLILRYVDEVEIVEEDSILYSVGHLMGEEKLVVEPSGAVPLAAVLEGKVPPRNTVLVLSGGNMGQEIMNRSLGLFSDGRSPK comes from the coding sequence ATGACTTGTGAGAATCTGCGTTCCGACTTTCCGGCCCGGTTCCTGGAGGCCCGGCGACGCTTGGCGAAGGTGGCCCGGGTGACTCCGCTGGTGCAGTCCAAGCTCGATCCCGGGCTCCACTTCAAGGCCGAGAACCTGCAGGTGACCGGCTCCTTCAAGATCCGGGCCGCCTACAACCAGATGGTCCAACTGGACCAGGAACAGCGGGAACGGGGCATCGTCACCTCCAGCTCCGGGAACTTCGCCCAGGCGGTGGCCTACGCCGCCAAGATGCTGGGTCTCTCGGCCAAGATCGTGATGATGGAGAGTTCCAGCCCTCTCAAGGTGGCGGGTACTCGCCGTTGGGGTGGAGAGGTGGTGTTCTGCGAGAGCCGCTTCGAGGCCCGGGACCGCACCGTCCGGCAGATCCGGGAGGAGGAGAACCGAAGCACGGTCCATCCTTACGACCACGCCGCCGCGGTGGCCGGAAACGGCACCGCCGGACTGGAGATACTGGAGCAACTGGACCAGGTGGAGAACGTCGTGGTTCCCATCAGCGGGGGAGGACTCATCAGCGGAATCGCCATGGCCGTCAAGGAACGGAAACCCGCGGTCAAGGTGTGGGGGATTCAACCCCGGGGCTCCAACGCCACGTACCTCTCCTTTCGGAAGAAGGAACCGGTGGCCCTGGACCAGGCCGAAACCGTGGCGGACGGCCTCACCGTCACCCGGCCCGGAAGCCTGACCTTCCCCCTGATTCTCCGCTACGTGGACGAAGTGGAGATAGTGGAGGAAGACTCGATCCTATACAGTGTGGGCCACCTCATGGGAGAGGAGAAACTGGTGGTGGAACCCTCCGGCGCCGTTCCCCTGGCGGCGGTTCTGGAAGGCAAGGTTCCCCCGAGAAATACGGTCCTGGTTTTGAGCGGGGGAAACATGGGGCAGGAGATCATGAACCGGTCTCTCGGCCTTTTCTCGGATGGAAGGAGTCCAAAATGA
- a CDS encoding sialidase family protein — MKFRSVRTPSAWLRAGGVCLGVAGCLAGGVFAQEAFVMDELQAERVVVAPGGYFPRMEILKNGDLLVSVKAGAAHVGKTGRVDLVRSTDGGRTWGKPVTVFDLPGRDDAIDAMGRLSDGTVIAGIVSYSWAGERYTGKGWSADTWVIRSSDNGHTWTEPVKLEATPHDWLYPFGRPVELEDGTVLLSGYGSALPRDRKTPTTSWVVRSRDGGKTWGEYAPVATRFDELCIARLPSGKLVAVLRATGGSTSLSFSSDGGRTWSETRRLTEKAEHPGDLLVLADGRLLATFGVRHQPYGVQAMFSRDEGETWSTKKRILLAWDGDHGDLGYPVSIQRPDGRIVTAYYIVYGERDSYGDKGVAMKNSFTKAVIWSPPR; from the coding sequence ATGAAGTTCAGGTCCGTTCGAACGCCAAGCGCCTGGCTGCGCGCGGGAGGTGTCTGCCTGGGAGTCGCCGGGTGCCTGGCGGGAGGGGTCTTCGCCCAGGAGGCCTTCGTCATGGACGAGTTGCAGGCGGAACGGGTGGTGGTGGCTCCGGGCGGCTATTTCCCGCGCATGGAGATCCTGAAGAACGGCGACCTGCTGGTCTCGGTGAAGGCGGGAGCCGCGCACGTGGGCAAGACCGGCCGGGTGGACCTCGTCCGCTCCACCGACGGCGGCCGCACCTGGGGCAAGCCGGTGACCGTGTTCGACCTTCCCGGACGGGACGACGCCATCGACGCCATGGGACGCCTCTCGGACGGCACCGTCATCGCCGGCATCGTCTCCTATTCCTGGGCCGGTGAGCGCTACACCGGAAAGGGATGGAGCGCCGACACCTGGGTGATCCGCTCCTCCGACAACGGGCACACCTGGACCGAACCGGTCAAGCTGGAAGCCACGCCCCACGACTGGCTCTACCCTTTCGGGCGGCCCGTGGAGCTGGAGGACGGGACGGTTCTCCTGTCCGGATACGGTTCGGCGCTTCCCAGGGACCGGAAGACGCCAACGACCTCCTGGGTGGTGCGGTCCCGGGACGGCGGCAAGACGTGGGGCGAGTACGCCCCGGTGGCCACCCGTTTCGACGAGCTCTGCATCGCCCGTCTGCCCTCCGGGAAGCTGGTCGCAGTCCTCCGCGCGACGGGCGGTTCGACCTCCCTCTCCTTCTCCTCCGATGGAGGCCGGACCTGGAGCGAAACGCGCCGTCTGACCGAAAAGGCGGAACATCCGGGGGATCTCCTGGTGCTGGCCGACGGGCGGCTTCTCGCGACCTTCGGAGTGCGCCATCAACCCTACGGGGTCCAGGCCATGTTCAGCCGGGACGAGGGCGAGACCTGGTCCACGAAGAAGAGGATCCTGTTGGCGTGGGACGGCGACCACGGCGACCTGGGCTATCCGGTCTCCATCCAGAGGCCCGACGGCAGGATCGTCACCGCCTACTACATCGTCTACGGTGAACGGGACTCCTATGGAGACAAAGGGGTCGCCATGAAGAACTCCTTCACCAAAGCGGTCATCTGGTCCCCGCCCCGATGA